A genomic region of Bosea sp. 124 contains the following coding sequences:
- a CDS encoding pyridoxamine 5'-phosphate oxidase family protein: protein MTVQFDDIAARIADPAELRAHIGTLHPLAERKVLDRLDGFCRDFIALSPFLVLASADGAGRADASPRGDAPGFVEVLDDRTLLIPDRRGNNRVDSYGNVLAAPGVGLIFMVPGIAETLRVNGRARLTRDPALLEPATVQERTPTLGLLVEVEEAFFHCGKALIRSKLWDPSSQVERSSFPSLGRIVAEQTKAIGVAEAEAGLEEGYRTRLY from the coding sequence ATGACCGTGCAGTTCGACGACATCGCAGCGCGCATTGCCGATCCGGCGGAGCTGAGGGCGCATATCGGTACGCTCCACCCGCTGGCCGAGCGCAAGGTTCTGGACCGGCTCGACGGGTTCTGCCGTGACTTCATCGCGCTCTCGCCGTTCCTCGTCCTGGCGAGCGCCGACGGGGCGGGGCGAGCCGATGCCAGCCCGCGTGGCGACGCGCCCGGCTTCGTGGAGGTGCTGGACGACCGCACGCTGCTGATTCCCGACAGGCGTGGCAATAACCGCGTCGACAGCTACGGCAATGTCCTGGCCGCGCCCGGCGTCGGGCTGATCTTCATGGTGCCGGGCATCGCCGAGACATTGCGGGTCAACGGCCGCGCCCGGCTGACGCGGGACCCCGCCCTGCTCGAACCTGCGACCGTGCAGGAGCGGACGCCGACGCTCGGTCTGCTGGTCGAGGTCGAGGAGGCGTTCTTCCACTGCGGCAAGGCGCTGATCCGCTCGAAGCTCTGGGATCCGTCCTCGCAGGTCGAGCGCAGCAGCTTCCCGTCGCTGGGCCGGATTGTCGCCGAGCAGACGAAGGCCATCGGTGTGGCGGAGGCCGAGGCCGGCCTCGAGGAGGGCTACAGGACGCGGCTTTACTGA
- the dctP gene encoding TRAP transporter substrate-binding protein DctP has translation MTNRRDMLKGGLAGAGVALAAGATPAAAQTTGATIKWRMTSSYPKALDAVFGAGDIFSKAVSDMSGGRIQLQHFAAGEVVPGLQALDAVQNGTVECCDTAAFYYIGKDPSFAFGAAVPFGLNTRQQNAWFFQGGGLALFNELLAQYNVIGLPIGNTNAQMAGWFRKEIKTIDDLKGLKMRIGGLAGQVIAKLGAVPQQIAAGDIYPALERGTIDAAEWVGPYDDEKLGFSRVAPYYYYPGWWEGSSAILLMINRAKWDELSATDKAVFTAAAHQAHSLTIAKYDDVNPAAIKRLIAAGTQLRAFSPEIMDACAKAANELYEEIGAKNPMFKKLHDHMMAYRNEQLLWQQVAEFNYDAYQIRSRARR, from the coding sequence ATGACGAACAGACGTGACATGCTCAAGGGCGGGCTGGCCGGCGCCGGTGTCGCGCTCGCCGCCGGCGCGACGCCAGCCGCCGCGCAGACTACCGGCGCCACGATCAAGTGGCGCATGACCTCAAGCTATCCGAAAGCGCTCGACGCCGTCTTCGGCGCCGGCGACATCTTCAGCAAGGCGGTCTCGGACATGTCCGGGGGGCGCATCCAGCTCCAGCACTTCGCCGCCGGCGAGGTCGTGCCCGGACTGCAGGCGCTCGACGCCGTCCAGAACGGCACCGTCGAATGCTGCGACACGGCAGCCTTCTACTATATCGGCAAGGACCCTTCCTTCGCCTTCGGCGCGGCGGTGCCCTTCGGCCTCAACACACGCCAGCAGAACGCCTGGTTCTTCCAGGGCGGGGGCCTCGCGCTCTTCAACGAATTGCTGGCGCAGTACAATGTCATCGGGCTGCCGATCGGCAATACCAACGCCCAGATGGCAGGCTGGTTTCGCAAGGAAATCAAGACGATCGACGATCTCAAGGGCCTCAAGATGCGGATCGGCGGGCTCGCCGGCCAAGTCATCGCGAAACTCGGTGCCGTACCCCAGCAGATCGCCGCAGGCGACATCTACCCGGCACTGGAACGCGGCACGATCGACGCCGCCGAATGGGTCGGCCCCTATGACGACGAGAAGCTCGGCTTCAGCCGCGTCGCGCCCTATTACTACTATCCCGGCTGGTGGGAGGGCTCCTCCGCCATCCTGTTGATGATCAACAGGGCGAAGTGGGACGAACTCAGCGCCACCGACAAGGCTGTCTTCACCGCTGCGGCCCATCAGGCCCACTCGCTGACCATCGCCAAATACGACGACGTCAACCCGGCCGCGATCAAGCGCCTGATCGCGGCGGGCACGCAGTTGCGCGCCTTCTCGCCCGAGATCATGGACGCCTGCGCCAAGGCGGCGAACGAACTCTACGAGGAGATCGGCGCCAAGAACCCGATGTTCAAGAAACTCCACGACCACATGATGGCCTATCGCAACGAGCAATTGCTCTGGCAGCAGGTCGCCGAGTTCAATTACGACGCCTACCAGATTCGTTCGCGCGCCCGTCGCTGA
- a CDS encoding iron-containing alcohol dehydrogenase produces the protein MALITYLTTVKFGFGEIAGIEADLAGIGVSKPLIIADKGIVAAGLVATVQGQSPLLAAAPVFDATPTNPTEDAVEAALVLYRQHACDGLVAIGGGSPIDLAKGVALLATHPGSLEAYAAILGGIPKVTSAVAPVIAVPTTSGTGSEVGRAALITLKDGRKLGFISPYLIPRLAICDPELTLGLPGWLTAATGMDAVTHCIETYLSPRENPPAEAIALDGLKRAVDFIERAVKDGADREARKEMMMAALQGGLTFQKGLGAVHALSHPLGGLKEVSLHHGTLNAVLLPAVLRFNEPEAKAKYATIRATLGLPPDTDLAAWIADLVRRLGMPGSLSAMGLPHAVIPAIAEAATKDHSSATNPRTASAADYAAMLEASFG, from the coding sequence ATGGCCCTGATCACCTATCTCACCACCGTCAAGTTCGGCTTCGGCGAGATCGCCGGCATCGAGGCGGATCTCGCCGGCATCGGCGTCTCGAAGCCGTTGATCATCGCCGACAAGGGTATCGTCGCGGCAGGCCTGGTCGCCACCGTGCAGGGACAGTCTCCCCTCCTGGCGGCCGCGCCCGTCTTCGACGCCACGCCGACCAACCCGACGGAAGACGCTGTCGAGGCTGCCCTCGTGCTCTATCGGCAGCACGCTTGCGACGGGCTCGTCGCCATCGGCGGCGGCTCGCCGATCGACCTCGCCAAGGGCGTAGCGCTGCTCGCGACGCATCCAGGCTCGCTCGAAGCCTACGCCGCGATCCTCGGCGGCATTCCGAAGGTCACGTCGGCCGTCGCGCCGGTGATCGCCGTGCCGACGACCTCCGGCACCGGCAGCGAAGTCGGCCGCGCCGCGCTGATCACCCTGAAGGACGGCCGCAAGCTCGGCTTCATCTCACCCTATCTGATCCCGCGGCTCGCGATCTGCGATCCCGAGCTGACGCTCGGCCTGCCCGGCTGGCTCACCGCCGCGACCGGCATGGACGCCGTGACCCACTGCATCGAGACCTATCTCAGCCCCCGCGAAAATCCGCCGGCCGAGGCGATCGCGCTCGACGGGCTGAAGCGCGCCGTCGACTTCATCGAGCGCGCCGTCAAGGACGGGGCCGACCGCGAAGCCCGCAAGGAGATGATGATGGCGGCCCTTCAGGGCGGCCTCACCTTCCAGAAGGGGCTAGGGGCCGTGCATGCGCTCTCCCACCCGCTCGGCGGCCTCAAGGAGGTCTCGCTGCATCACGGCACGCTCAACGCCGTGCTGCTGCCGGCCGTGCTGCGCTTCAACGAACCGGAGGCGAAAGCGAAATACGCCACGATCCGCGCCACGCTCGGTCTTCCGCCGGACACCGACCTCGCGGCCTGGATCGCCGATCTGGTCAGGAGACTCGGCATGCCCGGCAGCCTGTCGGCGATGGGGCTCCCCCACGCCGTGATCCCCGCCATCGCCGAAGCCGCGACCAAGGACCATTCGAGCGCGACCAACCCGCGCACCGCGAGCGCAGCCGACTATGCCGCCATGCTGGAGGCATCCTTCGGCTGA
- a CDS encoding DMT family transporter, with protein sequence MPTRNATLAGIAMMLLGILMFSLNDVMGKWLVATYTVGQVLLLRSAAALLLLLPFVFAQGIGRTLRPEKPGLQVLRVLFGSGEVALFYLAVSYLPLADTMTIWLAAPIWVVILAALLLGERVDTGRWLAVAMGFVGVAVSLDPTGASLSLPALIALAGSILFAGMMIAGRQLRGTPDVTLVAWQTLGALLMGLVLLPFGWVMPSLTDAALIALLGVVAMVAHLCVTRSLKLAEASVVVPYQYTLIIWALVFGWFVFGDWPTPAMLAGAALIVAAGLTLLVLERRVAPAKAALDLP encoded by the coding sequence ATGCCCACCCGAAACGCGACCCTGGCCGGCATCGCCATGATGCTGCTCGGCATCCTGATGTTCTCCCTCAACGACGTGATGGGGAAATGGCTGGTCGCGACCTACACGGTCGGCCAGGTCCTGCTGCTGCGCAGCGCCGCCGCGCTGCTGCTGCTTCTGCCTTTCGTCTTCGCCCAGGGGATCGGCCGCACGCTCAGGCCGGAAAAGCCCGGGCTGCAGGTCTTGCGCGTGCTCTTCGGCTCCGGCGAGGTCGCGCTGTTCTACCTCGCCGTCTCCTATCTGCCGCTTGCCGACACGATGACGATCTGGCTCGCAGCGCCGATCTGGGTGGTCATCCTGGCCGCGCTGCTGCTCGGCGAACGCGTCGATACCGGCCGCTGGCTCGCGGTGGCGATGGGCTTCGTCGGCGTCGCAGTGTCGCTGGATCCGACCGGCGCGAGTCTCTCGCTGCCGGCCCTGATCGCGCTGGCCGGCAGCATCCTGTTCGCCGGCATGATGATCGCCGGCCGGCAGCTGCGCGGCACGCCCGACGTCACGCTCGTCGCCTGGCAAACGCTGGGCGCCCTGCTGATGGGGCTCGTCCTGCTGCCTTTCGGCTGGGTGATGCCGAGCCTGACCGACGCCGCGCTGATCGCCCTGCTCGGCGTCGTCGCGATGGTCGCGCATCTCTGCGTCACGCGCTCGCTCAAGCTGGCCGAGGCGTCGGTCGTCGTGCCCTACCAATACACGCTGATCATCTGGGCGCTCGTCTTCGGCTGGTTCGTCTTCGGCGACTGGCCGACACCGGCGATGCTGGCGGGCGCCGCACTGATCGTGGCGGCCGGCCTCACCCTGCTTGTGCTCGAACGGCGCGTGGCCCCCGCTAAAGCCGCGCTTGATCTCCCCTGA
- a CDS encoding metalloregulator ArsR/SmtB family transcription factor has translation MDAFAALADPTRRRIVEMLAQGALSAGEIGERFTVSAPAISQHLRTLREARLVRVTVAGQRRIYALDPDGIDGFDQWVRRVRAFWPDRLAALEAALQKPDPGEEA, from the coding sequence ATGGACGCATTTGCCGCTCTCGCCGACCCGACACGCCGCCGCATCGTCGAGATGCTGGCGCAAGGCGCGCTCTCGGCCGGTGAGATCGGCGAGCGGTTCACGGTGTCGGCGCCGGCAATCTCGCAGCATCTCAGGACGCTGCGAGAGGCCCGGCTGGTTCGGGTCACGGTCGCCGGGCAAAGGCGGATCTATGCGCTGGATCCCGACGGCATCGACGGTTTCGACCAATGGGTCAGGCGCGTACGCGCGTTCTGGCCCGACAGACTGGCAGCCCTCGAGGCTGCGCTGCAAAAGCCCGATCCGGGCGAGGAGGCGTGA
- a CDS encoding SRPBCC family protein, whose translation MQAGTSNEYGAVLESGAVRFERLLSGPIERVWAYLTEADKRATWFCGGETEPHAGGQIALYFKHSQITDEPPPESHRKMNDEGALMGGTVTVWEPPHRLSFTWQGMGDPDSDVEIELTPAGDKVRLVLTHRRLATKSRMANVSSGWHLHLGLLEDQLLGQKPRGFWSRHERLMAEYAERQHEAE comes from the coding sequence ATGCAAGCTGGTACGAGCAACGAGTATGGTGCCGTCCTGGAGAGTGGCGCGGTGCGCTTCGAGCGGTTGCTGTCCGGCCCGATCGAGCGGGTCTGGGCCTATTTGACGGAAGCCGACAAGCGCGCGACCTGGTTTTGCGGCGGCGAAACCGAGCCGCACGCGGGCGGACAGATCGCGCTCTACTTCAAGCATTCGCAGATCACCGACGAGCCGCCGCCGGAAAGCCATCGCAAAATGAATGACGAGGGCGCGCTGATGGGCGGCACCGTGACGGTGTGGGAGCCACCGCATCGCCTGTCCTTCACCTGGCAGGGCATGGGCGATCCGGATTCCGACGTCGAGATCGAGCTGACGCCGGCCGGAGACAAGGTCCGCCTTGTGCTGACCCATCGCAGGCTTGCGACGAAGAGCCGGATGGCGAACGTCTCCAGCGGCTGGCACCTGCATCTCGGCTTGCTCGAGGACCAATTGCTCGGGCAAAAGCCGCGCGGCTTCTGGTCCCGGCATGAGCGGCTGATGGCGGAGTATGCGGAGCGGCAGCACGAGGCGGAGTGA